ACCACCGGGTGATGGATCTTGCACCATGCATCGACTCCCAATTGGTCAAGGTGTGTCATTCGTTGGAtgtagttagaaagtatcattaAGATGTTGAGATATCTTAACGATGTTTGAGAATAATTCTTAAtgatatattaaattaataataatatctaAGACTTATCTTTGGAGAGTTCTTGGTTGGATGTTACATGTACATCTTTGAATAAAGGAATATATCTTTTGGTGTGGAAAACTTAAAAGTAGGAATgattattaattctatgttaaTTCTCTTGTCCTATCTCCTTGTCATGGGCAAATGAACTTGAAGAAAATGTCGTCAATAGCTCAGGTCTTTTGGTGTGAAACGAACTTGGACTTCACCAATATaataaagggagttttaatgaaaaatctacggtactgttcattttaacgaaaaattatatttttacactaaaaagtcaatcctggtactattcactttaccctttattttgtccttatcattaaaactcaaagtttttaaacccttttcattagttttccttataataAAAGATAATTCTCGTCAAtagtaaataaaaatttactagtcagcttcaaaatttttaaaattaatttgaactCCTCATAATTTGACATACCCTAAAAGTAATTTTCAGTTCAAGCAGTCTGAAAATATATTCTATATTTAACATTACTCAGTAAGATACTTACAAATTTCGAGATCAAAATAGCAACGTGCCGACGGATCATAATTCATATACTTTACCAGAAGACAAAAGTGAGTGAAGCAAAAtagtagaaaaaataaaaagaaaaaagaaaaaaaagagaaacaaagtAATGAATGAGGGCCCGTCGCTATCATAGTGGGAGTCGCTATCCCTATCCACCTTTAAATAATACCAACCATAAATAATCCCAcgccttttcctttttccttttttcatccttttcttttttattcctctctctctctctccgattGATCACCGGTTTTTTAGCAACCAGCCGCGATCGAAGAAGTCAGAGCCGCCGAACATCTGGAAATCTCTCTGCTTCCTGGATTTCCAGCTTCCTCAGGTATTGCTGCTGACTCtcctctccctttctctttgatctgattttctgtttgtttccagAGAAAATTATGGAACtgaaaagaaataaagttgTACTCCCTCTGGATTCTTGAAAGAAAAGGTCAAATTTCACTTCAATTGCGCCAATACGTTACATTCTACTCAGTTGCATGGGAAAATTCGGATTCAGAATTTAAATTTCGTTTGAGGAAATTATACGAAATTTTAATTCCGAATCAAATTGttgcttttttttattcttttcaaattttcaaaaatagGAACTATAAAATCATCTGactatttataaatatgatACTATTTAGATAAGAGTATTAGTTACTGTTGGTTTAATTTAATGATCGACAGTTAGTagagaaaaaaatcaaatgaaatgctGTGATGGGTAATGTATAACTTTTCTTCAGAGCTGAAATATTTTTTAGTAATTCTGTACTTTACTAGGAACTGCACTGTATGTATGCGATTCTGGGTATCAGTAATTCTCTACTTTCGGGTCAAATGAACATGTTACAGAAGCCTTGTTAACCTTGGTTTATCGAAATTTGGTTTATATTAAGGTTCATATATGTTGTGAATCTGAAAACTGGCAAAGCTTTGACATTATATGATCTTGAGCAATTGCGTGTTACTTGGTACTTAATCATACTAATTTACATCTTTCTAAGATTTTTGAATGCCTTACAAGCCTTTAGTTTTGATGAGTTTTGTGCTCACAAACATGCATATGTGCATATATCTAGCTATGATCTCTTTCCGGATATTGGTATCTTATACTATCAAGTCGTTAATCAAGAACATGCATTCAAACATAATTCCATGTCATCAACAGTTCGAATTCATAATCCTGTGTGTGCGTCTGTGTATTTTGTTGGATCATATTATCAGATTGTCAATTAGAATGGCATTTAGATACGAGGGTTTTTGATAGATGGTCTTGATCTTTAGTGTGGCAAGAAAACATGTTAGTATACTTACATGACAACATTACCACGCATATGGTGTCTCTTTAATAAGGATGTCCTCATTTTTAGAGAAGTAAGGAGCATCTATAGCAATGTgctctattgattttaaattttgaaccaTATAATCGTTTAGCCGTTTGATTACCATCATGATTACTTCAGTATTTATCTAGAAGATACTGTTCTTCTATTTGTTTGGCCATAGTTGGATAACTCAATGGTTTCCGAAATGACCTGAAAAATGAGTGGTACAGATCATTGAACCACATTGCATGTCAGGCCCACATGACATCCATATAAATGGGAATCCTTTCTTTGGAAAGGCATTATATATGTGTGCGCGCGCTTGTTGAACACGAACAAGTGCGGAATTCCACCCCTGATCTAGCCTGATATAtgcactttttataaaaaaaaaataaaacatttggGAACTGGATTAGTTTCTGTTGGTAAATTGGTAGAATTGCAATGATGCAAATACtgattatgtttttcttttcttacagTGAGTTATTGGTGGATGAAAGTCAGGATTTGGTTCTTCTGAGCAGAGCCACCTGTATAGGAAACACATCTTGGTGACCAAATGAGCAGAACTGATGTTATTTGCAGTAGAAGGAGGAGGGTTCTTCTCATCTTCAGCTGCTGGGTATAGCAAGGGCCTAGCCGTTCTTCTCTTGGGTCAGAAGAAAGAAGATAAACCCATGAGAGTTTCGCCGTGGAATCAGTACCGGTTGGTGGATCAAGAATCTGACACTGACCTCCAGCTGGCTTCCACAAAGAACCGACTTTCCCGCGGCTGCGCTTCCTTTGTCTGCTTTGGTCGCGCTTCCGCCGGGCTCGACACTCCATCTCCTCTTAAAGTGGGCCCTGCCCAACAGCAGGATATCTTGCCTGGATCTCTTGTTTCTGACGAAGGCAAGGATCATACTGCTGATGCTGATGATGACCATATTGCAAGAAAGGTTGTTGTTAAAAGTAGCCTGAAGAATCCATCCAAAAGAAATCCAGCTTCTGTTGAGAGTGCTAATGAACGTGAAGCATCGAGTGAACCAGGTAGTGATATTCCTGGTCATGCGGAAACGAGGAAAGTGCAGTGGACAGATGTTTGCGGGAGTGAGCTTGTTGAAATCAGGGAATTTGAGCCCaggtattttaaattttatatttaagtaTTATGAATCACAATATTACTAAACACATATTTATCTAGCCCATTAGTTGAACTTAGAGTAAACTAGCTGCAGGCTCTCCAGAAACTAAGCCTCATTTCTGGGGTTTTAATTTGGTGTTTTCTCCCTAGTACTGGAATATAAGAGTAGCATCTCTCTTCATGGACTTTTGCATTTCTATTGTTCATTGACATTTCACCTGTATTAAAGTGAGGATACACATATATGAGATGGTGAAATTTAAGGTAGGTTTCCAATTAGTGAGGAGAAATATAGATGGTTGCATTATCAGAAGGATGGACGGAATGTGTTTGATTGTGGTAGGGATGTACCTCTAGGGTGTTTGGGTGGGGGACTTCCAAATTCCAAGGCATTTAGCCAAAACGAAGAAGAAATGGCTCTGAAAAAGTTGGATAAGATAAAAGGAATTAGAAAATGCACTTCATGTGCGTTGCAAGGGCATGTGACAGAATTGTAAATGACTCCTCCAAGTAGTAATTTTCAAATCCCTCGATAATAGTTTTGTAATGCTCATGCGGTACATTTCTAGTCCCTCCTTTCCAACTTTTTGTCATCCATTTTTTCATCAGTATGCCTAACTCCCTTGTAAATTGGAAATTCCTCGTCCAAACAGACCCTAGTGTTGGATAGGTTTTCAATTATAGTTTTGTTGTATAGTTCGGAAGGCTAGGTGGATTTATGACTAGGAGCTACCTGCTTGTTGGGTTGTTAATGCTTGGACTTAGGCtacaactattttttttttttttcatcaccaTGAACGTCCAACTTGGCAAGTTGGGGCTTACCAACCCCCCAACCCATAAATTTGGTTACAAACCTGTACAGGAATTCAACCAAGGTGTTTAAATTGAGATTTTGTTCAGCTATTTTCCCATTTACTTTTTATGGTAGGCCGAAGGATGAACTTAGAGCTTCGAGCCCATGATGAGTTGTCGTTAGTCTATTAGGAATTATAGTCTTTAAGAGGATtaattgttttcccaattgaAGTTGTTTTTCCAATTGGAGTTGgtttctcaattggagaaggattgataactagattccaattaggattagcgttccttattgaagaagacctttattatgtctatataaaggtTGCAATAGCATTGAAGTAGAGCAAAATAATAAGTTGTATACCACTCAAGGAGTTAGAGTGAGAGAATAATGTAAGGGGCAAAGTGTgtgcgagagaaaagaaaagagataagaGTGTATTTCTTGTTCGTTCAGGTTTTTCGTCAAGTCTTTGTCCATGAGGCTTGGCAAGATACTTagtactcattattgatattGCGAAAAATTGTTGTTGCTGCCCTGTGGACGTAGCCACATAGTTGAACCATgtaaattcttggtgttatttgttttcgGTGTTAGAGTTtgtttttcccattcttaaacgTGATTTTCACAACACTAGGTTGGTAGAGTGGACTGTTTCCCTGTAACGGGATGGAGGGATTTATTTTATCAGAAGGGGCTACCCAAATATCTATTTGCAGTTTGTGGATGTATCTCTTGTACTTTGAGGGAGGACAATAGGTTTTCTGAATTTGGTTTAGATTATTGAATCATAATGCTTGTTATTGTGGTAGGTGTTAAAGTTGGTTTTGGGAAAAGAGTTAGTACAGTGAATCATCTTTTCCAATTTCTTCATATGTACAGGAATGTGCTATTGTCTTCTCTTGCTTCCTTTTGACCTTCTCGTTTAATCTAGTTgatcctgaaaaaaaaaaatggatattCATGCTTTTGGAGCTTCACTTGtaaattagtttttcattttgttaACACTTTTTTGACCCATGCTTAGCTTTAATTTGGAACCTTAGTGCACCTATTCAAGTGAATATTTTTGCATGGTTGGTGCCCCATAGGAAACTTAGCACATGCGATTTGCTCCAAAGGAAAAAGTTGTATGGTTGTTATCTCCCCGTTTGTGCACTTTGCTCAAAGGCGAGTTGAGTGTATTGATCATACCTTTTGCCATTGTCCATTTACTTTGCAAGTTTGCCATTTTTAGCATCTCAGCATTTTAGGGCCCTTCGGTTCTGCTTGTCCGGTCtaaaagcaaaattaaaaaaaaccagCACTCCACTGCTGGGAAGAAATGACAAAGAAAACAAGCAACAAGGATCGACTGTCATCAATATGTTCTTGATTATACTTGTTGAATACTTCTATATTAGTTTTTGTCGGATATTTGAGGGTTAATTTTACAATTTGTCATATGTTCTCTGCAAGATGTTTTTCTTGCATTCCGTGCAATCCGGGAAGTATATATTTTTctgtttcctttttgtttcaccttaTTTTGCGttgtttcatttctttttttccttaccACATTTAATTTTTGCTGAGATGGAAACGGTGTCCTATTGGCAGTGAAATGGACGGATCAGATGATGAGTTCGACAATGGGAATGAAAGAAGTTGTGCATGTGTGGTtatgtagtttggtttttaccTGACGATGATTTGGGCTTCTCCTCTCTCTAGATGCAAACATTTCTTCAGGTAACTTACCGCTAACAGAGCTTGTTTGGTTGATACTTATTTCCGGAAGAAAACGGTTTTTGAGTCCATGCAAAACACCACCATAGCAAGGAGTATTATTTGTCACCATGTCCGTCGGAATGAACATTCATGTGTATATCAGGTTGCTGTGGGTTTCAATTTTGTCCCTTTGGGTTTGGAGACATCGTTTCGTTTGTTATTCTTCCTCCTGTGTGACTGCACTGTTCATTATTTTGTCGTAattaatgtattattttttgtccTTCTGATTTGGGTTAATGAATTTTCAGTATTTTCCTATTCTCCAAAAACTAAAACCTTTGAAGAATGACTGATGTTATGCTCTATAGTCCAAGGCACGTTGTTGGATTTTAACCGAGCATTCGTCCCCGTTGCGTATGTTGAGCTAGTAACCTGAGCTAGGAGCATAATTGAAAGAGATTTATTGGTACTCAACAGACTGCTGGGCGTCTCGCAGAGTGACCCTAACGGggaaccatttttttttttttttttttttttgggcttaatctgTCTTTACCAAAGATCAAGAAGTACACTTCTACTCTGGCTGATAAGGGAAGgctgctttttttatttattatttatttattccgAATCCAGGTTTGACGCTGACTAGATCCTTAGCGAAAGCGCTAAGCAAGCTACCTTATGTAATAAAAACCTAGGAAAAATAACGTCAAATTACAACTCCTGTGTTTGTGTGACGAGAGCAAATCAGAGCGACGTAGAGGATTCATTTGCGGGTTCAGTTGTGGTGGCTTAGCTTGTGAAGAAAATCATATAGGTTTGTGGGCGTGCGTGTGTTGTTCACGGGTGACAAGATCTACGATTCAAAATGTtttcatattaataaaaagaatgTTAGGTGAGAATCGTTCATTCACGTTAATTACTGAATTCTTATAGCATTGTCGGGTCTCGGTATTCAAACTCAAAATGCATTGTAAGCCTCATATGCATCTAGGCTGGAGTTTGGCCCCTGCTGTTTAATTGTATGTGCGAAGGCTTATTATTGATGGAACATGAAGGAGTGGCTAGAGAGGCTAAGGTGCTCTGGATTGCTGCTAGCGTGATCTTGATCTTCAGTTGAGGGAGCAAGAGAAACTTCTTAAATCATACTCTGATGCGATTCTTGCTGAAGAAAGTTTCTTCAGATAGAAAGCTCGTGTGCAATGACTTAAATCTAGGGACA
This genomic stretch from Pyrus communis chromosome 2, drPyrComm1.1, whole genome shotgun sequence harbors:
- the LOC137726859 gene encoding uncharacterized protein; protein product: MLFAVEGGGFFSSSAAGYSKGLAVLLLGQKKEDKPMRVSPWNQYRLVDQESDTDLQLASTKNRLSRGCASFVCFGRASAGLDTPSPLKVGPAQQQDILPGSLVSDEGKDHTADADDDHIARKVVVKSSLKNPSKRNPASVESANEREASSEPGSDIPGHAETRKVQWTDVCGSELVEIREFEPSEMDGSDDEFDNGNERSCACVVM